Proteins from a genomic interval of Halopseudomonas litoralis:
- a CDS encoding cbb3-type cytochrome oxidase subunit 3 — protein MDINTLRGIATIFAMVAFIGIVLWAYSSYKKKDFDEAAQLPFADDDEDQKTREQQDTRSNEK, from the coding sequence ATGGATATCAACACTCTACGCGGCATCGCCACCATCTTCGCCATGGTGGCCTTTATCGGCATCGTCTTGTGGGCCTACAGCTCATACAAGAAGAAGGATTTTGATGAGGCCGCTCAGCTGCCCTTCGCCGACGACGATGAAGACCAGAAAACGCGTGAGCAGCAAGACACCAGGAGTAATGAAAAATGA
- the ccoP gene encoding cytochrome-c oxidase, cbb3-type subunit III, whose protein sequence is MSNFWSGYIITLTVVFLLLVTWILFATRKGQRPDQTDDTTGHEYDGIAELDNPLPRWWFMLFVATIVYAVIYLILYPGMGKFPGVLGWTQVGQYEREVERAEAQFAPIFARYIDMPIEEVARDEEAGRIGQRLFATNCSVCHGSDARGAFGFPNLTDNDWIWGGEPEQIMTTIREGRQAAMPAWLAVIGEQGVRNTAGYVRSLSGLESDGMDIEAGKQVFNTNCVACHGPDGKGNPLLGAPNLTDDVWLYGSSMLQVQHTIRAGRNGNMPAQAHLGDDKLHMLAAYVYGLSLEDK, encoded by the coding sequence ATGAGCAATTTCTGGAGCGGGTACATCATTACCCTCACCGTCGTCTTCCTTCTGTTGGTCACCTGGATCCTGTTTGCCACGCGCAAGGGGCAACGGCCGGACCAGACCGACGACACCACCGGCCATGAGTACGATGGCATCGCCGAACTGGATAACCCCCTGCCCCGCTGGTGGTTCATGCTGTTCGTCGCCACCATCGTGTATGCGGTGATCTATCTGATCCTGTACCCCGGCATGGGCAAGTTCCCCGGCGTGTTGGGCTGGACTCAGGTTGGTCAGTACGAGCGTGAAGTCGAGCGTGCTGAAGCGCAGTTTGCACCTATCTTCGCTCGCTACATCGATATGCCGATCGAAGAAGTGGCACGGGATGAAGAAGCAGGCCGCATCGGTCAGCGTCTGTTCGCCACCAACTGCTCGGTATGTCACGGTTCTGATGCGCGGGGCGCCTTCGGCTTCCCCAACCTGACAGACAATGACTGGATCTGGGGCGGGGAACCAGAGCAGATCATGACCACAATACGTGAAGGCCGTCAGGCTGCCATGCCGGCATGGCTGGCGGTAATCGGTGAGCAGGGTGTGCGCAACACGGCAGGTTACGTGCGCAGCCTGTCCGGCCTGGAATCGGACGGCATGGACATCGAGGCCGGCAAGCAGGTGTTCAACACCAACTGCGTGGCCTGTCATGGTCCGGACGGCAAGGGCAACCCGCTGCTGGGCGCGCCTAACCTGACCGACGATGTATGGCTGTACGGTTCCAGCATGCTGCAGGTTCAGCACACCATCCGTGCTGGCCGTAACGGCAACATGCCTGCCCAGGCTCACCTGGGTGACGACAAGCTGCACATGCTTGCCGCCTACGTCTACGGCCTCTCGCTGGAAGACAAGTAA
- the ccoG gene encoding cytochrome c oxidase accessory protein CcoG: protein MSEKIPVKDVSANKIETVDLYAKRENIHTRSYQGLFKNIRLIGVAALFLLFFGTVWLNIGGQQAVLWDLPARQFHIFGSVFHPQDFFLLSFLLIICAFGLFFITTFAGRVWCGYTCPQTVWTWIFMWAERVTEGERNARIKLDAAPMSVNKFLRRSAKHALWIAVSLVTALTFVGYFTPIRGLVVDLVTFNLNGWAAFWIFFFTVATYVNAGWLREQVCFYMCPYARFQSVMFDKDTMVVTYDYHRGEDRGPRKKGVEPAELGLGDCIDCTMCVQVCPTGIDIRDGLQHECIQCAACIDACDEVMDKMDYPRGLIRYTTESNMAGQKTRILRPRLIGYGIALAIMIGMFILTIGNMAQVNLDVQRDRNVLYREARGGAIENVYIIKVMNKGQQARTFNLTVEGHPELTLQLANDRLTIQPSSLLQVPVNVQLDPEFMQGTNIPITFIVTAADDESISATSESRFMGPTIR from the coding sequence ATGAGCGAGAAAATACCCGTTAAAGATGTCTCGGCGAACAAGATCGAAACAGTCGATCTGTATGCCAAGCGCGAAAATATTCATACGCGCTCTTACCAAGGGCTCTTCAAGAACATCCGCCTGATAGGTGTCGCTGCCCTGTTTCTGCTGTTCTTCGGCACCGTCTGGTTGAATATCGGTGGCCAGCAGGCCGTGCTGTGGGATCTGCCAGCGCGCCAGTTCCACATCTTCGGTTCGGTCTTCCACCCCCAGGACTTCTTTCTGCTGTCCTTCCTGCTGATCATCTGCGCCTTCGGCCTGTTCTTCATCACCACTTTTGCCGGTCGTGTCTGGTGTGGTTACACCTGCCCGCAGACAGTCTGGACCTGGATCTTCATGTGGGCCGAGCGCGTCACCGAAGGTGAACGCAACGCGCGCATCAAGCTCGACGCGGCGCCCATGAGCGTCAACAAATTCCTGCGCCGCAGCGCCAAGCATGCATTGTGGATAGCCGTATCGCTGGTGACCGCGCTGACCTTTGTCGGCTACTTCACCCCTATCCGCGGGCTGGTCGTGGACCTGGTCACCTTCAATCTGAATGGCTGGGCCGCGTTCTGGATCTTCTTCTTCACCGTAGCGACCTATGTCAACGCGGGCTGGCTGCGTGAGCAGGTGTGCTTCTACATGTGCCCCTATGCCCGCTTTCAGAGTGTGATGTTCGACAAGGACACCATGGTCGTCACCTATGACTACCATCGCGGCGAAGACCGTGGTCCGCGCAAGAAAGGTGTCGAGCCGGCCGAACTGGGTCTGGGCGATTGCATCGACTGCACCATGTGCGTACAGGTCTGCCCCACCGGCATCGACATCCGCGATGGTCTGCAGCACGAATGCATTCAGTGCGCCGCCTGTATCGATGCCTGTGACGAAGTCATGGACAAGATGGACTACCCGCGTGGCCTGATCCGCTATACCACCGAGAGCAACATGGCCGGGCAGAAAACCCGTATCCTGCGTCCGCGCCTGATCGGCTATGGCATAGCGCTGGCAATCATGATCGGCATGTTCATCCTCACCATCGGCAACATGGCCCAGGTGAACCTGGATGTGCAGCGCGACCGAAACGTTCTGTATCGGGAAGCGCGTGGCGGTGCCATCGAAAACGTGTACATAATCAAGGTCATGAATAAGGGTCAGCAAGCCCGCACCTTCAATCTGACGGTGGAAGGCCACCCGGAGCTGACCCTGCAACTGGCCAATGACCGTCTGACCATCCAGCCCAGCAGCCTGCTGCAGGTGCCGGTCAACGTGCAGTTGGATCCCGAGTTCATGCAAGGTACCAACATACCGATCACCTTCATCGTTACTGCGGCAGATGACGAAAGCATCTCGGCCACATCCGAGAGCCGTTTCATGGGCCCGACAATCAGGTAA
- a CDS encoding FixH family protein, protein MQNDENIPPWYKQFWPWFLIGILVFAVVIGLGLLYVSILNPDSMVRDNYYKEGRAINMHMGRDHRASELGLSARFSVDELTGDLSLQLDGELEQQPSQLLLEIMSPTHAERDRTMMLQQISGNHYTGQLERGIQGRHYIDLSDPLLTGEDGWRLTGEITLVMGQQHQLSAK, encoded by the coding sequence ATGCAAAACGACGAGAACATACCACCTTGGTACAAGCAGTTCTGGCCCTGGTTTCTGATCGGCATTCTGGTGTTTGCCGTGGTCATCGGTCTGGGTCTGCTGTACGTGTCCATCCTCAACCCCGACAGCATGGTGCGTGACAACTATTACAAGGAAGGCCGGGCGATCAACATGCACATGGGCCGCGACCATCGGGCCAGCGAGCTGGGTCTGAGCGCCCGGTTCTCGGTCGACGAGCTGACCGGTGACCTCAGCCTGCAGCTGGATGGCGAGCTGGAGCAGCAGCCGTCCCAGTTGTTGTTGGAAATCATGTCGCCGACCCACGCCGAGCGGGACCGGACCATGATGCTTCAACAGATTTCCGGCAATCACTACACCGGACAGCTGGAGCGTGGCATTCAGGGCCGCCATTACATCGACCTGAGCGATCCGCTCCTGACGGGTGAAGACGGCTGGCGCCTGACCGGCGAAATCACCTTGGTCATGGGGCAGCAGCACCAGCTCTCCGCAAAATGA
- a CDS encoding heavy metal translocating P-type ATPase, with product MTQPTPCYHCGEPVPAGSSWFSAILGEQRAMCCPGCQAVADAIVAGGLESYYSHRTENSANPEALPQSLQDELELLDRSDVQQRYVHSDGDQQQIQLLIEGISCAACGWLIEKRLQQMPGVLEANLNLGNNRLNLSWDATQNRLSALLGEIKRIGYVGHPYEPDKASEQIALENRRYLRRLGLAGLMFMQVMMATMALWDGFNQDVTPQMAVALRWAALLMTTPVVLYSCAPFFLGAWRDMKNRRLSMDVSVSLAIGGAYLAGIWATLTSSGEIYFDSVVMFAFFLLAGRYLERRARQRTVESTAKLVNLLPPSTIRLDEAGQPQRIMLDEVRPGDLLEIKPGESIPADGIITRGLSSIDESALSGEYLPLAKKLGDRVTAGTLNVEGPLQIQVSAVGNETRLSAIVRLLERAQADKPRLARLADQVAQYFLVTVLLSIVVVGGLWWWQVDGDTAFWIIIAMLVATCPCALSLATPTALTTATGSLQKLGLLITRGHVLEGLNKVDTVILDKTGTLTEGRMTLERILPFPGHDSDLALQQARMIESRSEHPIARAFGRSAAQADSVTSHPGLGLEGLGGEQLLRIGKPRYVAELGNWMAPEAPEQTGQWLLMGDSDGPIAWFVLNDRLRADAGALISNLKARGMRVVLLSGDHAPVVERMAQTLGIEEAIGNATPADKLGFVQQLQNEGAKVLMLGDGVNDVPVLASADISVAMGEASDLAKTSADAVLLSSHLHVLTDSFVVAASTRRIMIQNLFWAGAYNAGVLPLAALGMVSPALAAAGMSASSLLVVLNALRLNRLPRSPRHLKPTPRQEQTA from the coding sequence ATGACCCAACCCACGCCTTGTTATCACTGCGGCGAGCCGGTTCCGGCCGGTTCGTCGTGGTTCAGCGCCATTCTGGGTGAACAGCGCGCTATGTGCTGCCCCGGCTGCCAGGCAGTGGCTGATGCCATCGTCGCTGGCGGGCTTGAGTCCTACTACTCGCACCGCACGGAAAACTCCGCCAACCCCGAAGCCTTGCCGCAATCTCTGCAGGATGAGCTGGAACTGCTCGACCGCAGCGACGTGCAACAACGCTATGTGCACAGCGACGGTGATCAGCAACAGATCCAGTTGCTGATTGAAGGCATCAGTTGCGCCGCCTGCGGCTGGCTGATTGAAAAGCGCCTGCAGCAGATGCCCGGGGTCTTGGAGGCCAATCTCAATCTCGGCAACAATCGACTGAACCTGAGCTGGGACGCCACTCAGAACCGCTTGTCCGCCCTGCTTGGCGAGATCAAGCGCATCGGCTATGTCGGCCATCCCTACGAGCCGGACAAGGCCAGCGAACAGATCGCCCTGGAAAACCGCCGCTACCTGCGCCGCCTGGGTCTTGCCGGGTTGATGTTCATGCAGGTGATGATGGCAACCATGGCGTTGTGGGATGGCTTCAATCAGGACGTGACCCCGCAGATGGCCGTCGCCCTGAGATGGGCGGCGTTGCTGATGACCACCCCGGTGGTACTTTACAGTTGTGCGCCCTTCTTCCTTGGCGCCTGGCGGGATATGAAAAACCGCCGGCTAAGCATGGACGTGTCGGTGTCGCTGGCCATTGGTGGCGCTTATCTGGCCGGCATCTGGGCGACCCTGACCAGTTCCGGCGAAATCTATTTCGATTCCGTGGTCATGTTTGCCTTCTTCCTGCTGGCTGGCCGTTATCTGGAGCGCCGCGCGCGCCAGCGTACAGTGGAAAGCACCGCCAAGCTGGTCAATCTATTGCCGCCCAGCACCATCCGCCTCGATGAAGCAGGACAGCCGCAACGCATCATGCTGGATGAAGTACGCCCCGGCGATCTGCTGGAAATCAAGCCCGGTGAAAGTATCCCCGCCGACGGCATCATTACCCGTGGTCTGAGCAGCATCGATGAATCGGCCCTGTCCGGTGAGTACCTGCCGCTGGCCAAAAAGCTGGGCGATCGCGTCACTGCCGGCACCCTGAATGTGGAAGGACCGCTGCAGATTCAGGTCAGTGCCGTGGGTAACGAAACACGCCTGTCGGCCATTGTCCGGCTGCTGGAGCGGGCTCAGGCCGATAAACCCCGACTCGCGCGTCTCGCCGATCAGGTCGCTCAGTATTTTCTGGTCACGGTCCTGCTGTCCATTGTGGTGGTAGGCGGACTCTGGTGGTGGCAGGTCGATGGGGACACCGCGTTCTGGATCATCATCGCCATGCTGGTCGCTACCTGCCCCTGTGCGCTGTCGCTGGCCACCCCTACCGCGCTGACCACCGCCACCGGAAGCCTGCAGAAGCTCGGCCTGCTGATCACCCGCGGTCATGTACTGGAAGGCCTGAACAAGGTCGATACGGTGATTCTCGACAAGACAGGTACGCTGACTGAGGGCCGCATGACCCTGGAGCGGATTCTGCCCTTCCCCGGCCATGACAGCGATCTGGCGCTGCAGCAGGCACGCATGATCGAGTCCCGCTCCGAGCATCCCATCGCCCGCGCCTTCGGTCGCAGCGCCGCCCAGGCCGACAGCGTCACCAGTCATCCGGGCCTGGGTCTGGAAGGCCTGGGCGGCGAACAGCTGCTGCGCATTGGCAAGCCCCGGTATGTCGCCGAGCTGGGCAACTGGATGGCCCCAGAGGCGCCCGAGCAGACCGGCCAATGGCTGCTGATGGGCGACAGCGACGGTCCGATTGCCTGGTTCGTGCTGAATGACCGACTGCGAGCCGATGCAGGCGCTTTGATCAGTAACCTCAAGGCCCGCGGCATGCGCGTGGTCCTGCTGTCCGGCGATCATGCTCCGGTGGTTGAACGCATGGCGCAGACGCTGGGCATCGAGGAAGCAATCGGCAACGCCACCCCGGCGGACAAGCTGGGCTTCGTTCAGCAATTGCAGAATGAAGGTGCCAAGGTGTTGATGCTGGGTGATGGGGTGAATGACGTACCTGTGCTGGCCAGTGCCGACATTTCCGTGGCCATGGGCGAAGCATCCGACCTGGCCAAGACCAGTGCCGATGCGGTGCTGCTCAGCAGTCATCTGCATGTACTTACGGATTCCTTTGTGGTGGCAGCCAGCACCCGTCGGATCATGATCCAGAACCTGTTCTGGGCAGGCGCCTATAATGCCGGAGTACTGCCACTGGCTGCCCTCGGCATGGTGTCCCCCGCGCTGGCGGCGGCTGGCATGTCGGCCAGCTCGCTGCTGGTGGTACTCAACGCGCTGCGCCTCAATCGCTTGCCCCGTAGCCCGCGGCACTTGAAGCCCACTCCTCGACAGGAGCAGACAGCATGA
- the ccoS gene encoding cbb3-type cytochrome oxidase assembly protein CcoS has translation MTILYILIPVAIVLVIIAICVFNWAVNSGQYDDLDSPAHSILFDEEDPAHLAARKSDDARSDAATPQDDQPDERT, from the coding sequence ATGACCATTCTCTACATTCTGATACCGGTCGCCATTGTGCTGGTGATCATAGCCATCTGCGTATTCAACTGGGCCGTCAACAGTGGTCAGTACGATGATCTCGACAGCCCCGCCCACAGCATTCTGTTCGATGAAGAAGACCCTGCGCATCTGGCCGCCCGCAAGTCAGACGATGCAAGATCGGATGCTGCGACGCCGCAGGATGACCAGCCGGACGAGCGCACCTGA
- a CDS encoding sulfite exporter TauE/SafE family protein has protein sequence MELLPLFLTALALGLLGGGHCIGMCGGLMGALTLAIPVEQRHGWRLWRVLLGYNLGRIASYSLAGALVGSLGWLIQDLGLGQGLRVLAGLLMIAMGLYLASWWSGLTRIEALGRGLWKHIEPHARKLLPVSRLPQAILLGSLWGWLPCGLVYSTLVWASSQGDTAVSAGLMATFGLGTLPTLLATGLFANRMMAILKKRVVRITAGLLIILFGIWTIPGPHTAWLMGGHHGAEPHHAAPHSGH, from the coding sequence ATGGAACTGTTACCGCTGTTTCTCACTGCGCTGGCCCTGGGGTTGTTGGGTGGCGGTCACTGCATCGGCATGTGCGGCGGCCTGATGGGCGCATTGACCCTGGCCATCCCGGTTGAACAACGCCATGGCTGGCGGCTGTGGCGCGTATTGCTGGGCTACAATCTTGGCCGCATTGCCAGCTACAGCCTGGCCGGCGCGCTGGTCGGCAGTCTTGGCTGGCTGATTCAGGATCTGGGCCTGGGACAAGGGCTGAGGGTTCTCGCCGGCCTGCTGATGATCGCCATGGGTCTGTACCTGGCCAGCTGGTGGTCCGGCCTGACACGGATCGAAGCGCTGGGCCGCGGCCTGTGGAAACACATTGAGCCTCACGCCCGCAAATTGCTGCCGGTCAGCCGTTTGCCGCAGGCGATACTGCTGGGCTCGCTGTGGGGCTGGCTGCCCTGCGGGCTGGTATACAGCACGCTGGTATGGGCCAGCAGCCAGGGCGACACGGCGGTATCCGCCGGCCTGATGGCCACTTTTGGCCTGGGTACACTCCCCACCCTGCTGGCCACCGGTCTGTTCGCCAACCGCATGATGGCGATCCTGAAAAAACGCGTCGTGCGCATCACCGCCGGGCTGCTGATCATCCTGTTCGGTATCTGGACCATTCCCGGCCCGCATACGGCCTGGCTCATGGGTGGTCACCACGGCGCCGAACCGCATCATGCAGCGCCCCATTCCGGGCATTGA
- the fnr gene encoding fumarate/nitrate reduction transcriptional regulator Fnr has protein sequence MTNATPLLAREPHCKDCSLACMCLPISLHADEMDALDRIVKRGRPLKKGDVLFRQGDEFTSIFALRTGALKTYSLSDGGDEQITGCHLAGELIGMSGMDSGRYTVTATALETTSVCEIPFDTLDELTAVLPQLRKQLMRLMSRELREDQEMMLLLSRKNADQRIATLLINMSARFRMRGYSASSFRLAMSRGEIGNYLGLAVETVSRVFTRFQQQGLITAEGKQIEIVDYIQLCALAGGQNE, from the coding sequence ATGACCAATGCGACGCCATTGCTTGCCCGCGAGCCACACTGCAAGGATTGCAGTCTGGCCTGCATGTGCCTGCCCATTTCGCTGCATGCAGATGAAATGGACGCACTCGACCGTATCGTCAAACGTGGACGGCCGTTGAAAAAGGGTGATGTGCTGTTTCGCCAGGGTGACGAGTTCACCTCGATCTTCGCCCTGCGCACCGGTGCGCTGAAGACCTACAGTCTGTCTGATGGAGGTGATGAACAGATCACTGGTTGCCATCTGGCTGGTGAGCTGATCGGCATGTCGGGCATGGACAGTGGTCGCTATACGGTCACCGCTACCGCGCTGGAAACCACCTCTGTCTGCGAGATCCCCTTCGACACCCTCGACGAGCTGACCGCCGTCCTGCCGCAACTACGCAAGCAACTGATGCGGCTGATGAGTCGGGAATTGCGGGAGGACCAGGAAATGATGCTGCTGCTGTCGCGCAAGAATGCCGATCAACGTATTGCCACCCTGCTGATCAACATGTCGGCACGCTTTCGCATGCGCGGCTATTCGGCCAGTTCTTTCCGCCTGGCCATGTCGCGCGGCGAGATCGGTAATTATCTGGGCCTGGCGGTGGAAACCGTGTCACGGGTATTTACCCGCTTTCAGCAGCAAGGGTTGATCACCGCTGAAGGCAAGCAGATCGAGATCGTTGATTATATTCAACTCTGTGCTCTGGCCGGTGGCCAGAACGAATGA
- a CDS encoding adenine phosphoribosyltransferase has protein sequence MIFDEFTIKSLIRPVPGFPKEGVTFRDITPLYQSPRAMRMVADSLIQRYVESPITHIGAIDARGFLLGAVLAYELNKPLILFRKAGKLPADCLREAYSTEYGEAHIEVHRDSLSEGDQVLLLDDLIATGGTFLAAARLVTQLGAEVYEAAAIIDLPDLGGSRLIQDAGIATFTLCAFEEAE, from the coding sequence ATGATTTTTGACGAATTCACCATCAAATCGCTGATCCGTCCGGTGCCGGGCTTTCCCAAGGAAGGCGTCACCTTTCGCGACATCACGCCGCTGTACCAGTCTCCGCGCGCCATGCGCATGGTGGCCGACAGCCTGATCCAGCGTTACGTGGAATCACCGATCACCCATATCGGCGCCATCGATGCCCGTGGTTTTCTGCTGGGCGCGGTATTGGCTTACGAGCTGAACAAGCCGCTGATCCTGTTCCGCAAGGCCGGCAAGCTGCCCGCCGACTGCCTTCGCGAAGCCTACTCCACCGAGTACGGAGAAGCGCATATCGAAGTGCATCGCGACTCCCTTAGCGAGGGCGACCAGGTGTTGCTGCTGGATGATCTGATCGCCACCGGCGGCACCTTCCTCGCCGCGGCCCGCCTGGTCACCCAGCTCGGCGCCGAGGTCTACGAAGCAGCTGCGATCATCGACCTGCCGGATCTGGGCGGCTCGCGGCTGATCCAGGATGCCGGCATCGCCACCTTCACTCTATGCGCCTTCGAAGAGGCCGAGTAA
- a CDS encoding MFS transporter, which translates to MPQEASAPAVIERGTAAYRRASLALFLASLVIFGNLYAIHPLLPLISAEYQVSTLRASNAFTLSSLTLGLSLLLHGPLSDAFGRRAPLITGMTVTALLTLGMAFAGDFDTLLWLRVAQGVALGVLPATAIAYLGDSMNRQALIAAVGLYIGGNTLGGAGGRVLGGFIADHFGLQMVFLIIGASSLICALAVALLLPAASVFKPQPLSLGGSLRTFRSHLSNRALLPAYLVGGLGFMVFINLYTFITFRLSAEPWQLGAGSLGLLFLTYMAGTFSAGMSGRVGASRAPQGMVLGVLVFMVGCLITLSDQLWIIIAGLLLNSFGFFLTHSLANSWVNQHAAHGKASASSLYSVFYYLGAAGGIYYLAPFWKAAGWPAVIGGSLLMLLISLALIGYLYRGQQRRSQKA; encoded by the coding sequence ATGCCCCAAGAGGCAAGCGCCCCCGCTGTAATCGAGCGGGGCACAGCTGCGTACCGCCGAGCCAGTCTGGCGCTGTTTCTCGCTTCGCTGGTCATCTTCGGCAACCTCTACGCCATCCACCCATTGCTGCCGCTGATCTCTGCGGAGTATCAGGTCAGCACGCTGCGGGCCAGTAATGCTTTCACCCTGAGCAGTCTGACGCTGGGGCTTTCACTGCTGTTGCATGGTCCGTTGTCCGACGCTTTCGGGCGTCGCGCGCCCTTGATAACAGGCATGACGGTAACCGCGCTGTTGACCCTGGGCATGGCGTTCGCCGGCGATTTCGATACCCTGCTGTGGCTGCGTGTGGCCCAGGGCGTCGCACTTGGCGTGCTGCCGGCCACAGCCATCGCTTATCTGGGCGACAGCATGAACCGCCAGGCACTGATTGCCGCTGTTGGTCTGTATATTGGCGGCAACACCCTGGGCGGCGCCGGCGGGCGCGTGCTGGGCGGCTTCATTGCCGACCACTTCGGTTTGCAGATGGTGTTCCTGATTATCGGCGCCAGCAGCCTGATCTGCGCTCTGGCGGTCGCCCTGCTGCTGCCTGCGGCCAGTGTCTTCAAACCTCAGCCGTTATCCCTGGGCGGCAGCCTGCGTACGTTCCGCAGCCACCTGAGCAACCGAGCCCTGCTCCCGGCCTATCTGGTCGGCGGGCTGGGATTCATGGTGTTCATCAACCTCTACACCTTCATCACCTTCCGCCTCAGTGCCGAGCCATGGCAACTGGGCGCCGGCAGCCTCGGCCTGCTGTTTCTGACCTATATGGCCGGCACCTTTTCCGCCGGCATGTCCGGACGTGTCGGAGCGTCCCGGGCTCCCCAGGGTATGGTGCTGGGTGTGTTGGTGTTCATGGTCGGCTGTCTGATTACGCTGTCGGACCAGCTGTGGATCATCATTGCCGGCCTGCTACTCAACTCCTTCGGTTTCTTCCTTACTCACTCGCTGGCCAACAGCTGGGTCAATCAGCATGCGGCCCACGGCAAGGCCAGTGCGTCTTCACTGTACTCGGTGTTCTATTACCTGGGAGCGGCGGGAGGCATCTATTATCTCGCGCCCTTCTGGAAAGCCGCCGGCTGGCCGGCGGTTATTGGCGGCAGTCTGCTGATGCTGCTGATCAGTCTGGCACTGATCGGTTACCTGTACCGCGGTCAACAACGACGCTCGCAGAAAGCCTGA
- a CDS encoding response regulator, whose translation MPIATLPPDTRLLLIDDHQIYLDGLTLTLNTLCKGIQLDHARNASEAERQVQQHTYDLILLDLHLPDSSGLAVLEKLRVIDPLTPVAILTGSNNPSDMDAALRLGAAGFISKTADGQMLVSAALRLLFGEQVVMANEHQPLDRQTNARSLGITPRQLEILDLLAEGLPNKVICQRLSLSEDTVKTHLKAVFSALNCHNRTECVNTARKQGLISS comes from the coding sequence ATGCCCATAGCTACCTTGCCCCCCGATACGCGACTACTGCTCATTGATGACCATCAGATTTACCTCGATGGCCTGACTCTCACCCTGAACACCTTGTGCAAAGGCATCCAGCTGGACCACGCGCGCAATGCCAGCGAGGCGGAACGGCAGGTGCAGCAACATACCTATGACCTGATTCTGCTGGATCTGCACCTGCCTGACAGCAGCGGCCTGGCGGTGCTGGAAAAGCTGCGCGTGATCGATCCGCTGACGCCGGTGGCAATTCTCACCGGCAGCAACAACCCCAGCGACATGGACGCCGCCCTCCGCCTCGGCGCGGCCGGCTTCATCAGCAAGACCGCCGACGGCCAGATGCTGGTCAGCGCCGCGCTGCGACTGCTGTTCGGCGAGCAGGTGGTCATGGCCAACGAACATCAGCCGCTGGACCGCCAGACCAACGCCCGCTCGCTGGGTATTACGCCACGGCAGCTGGAGATTCTCGACCTGCTGGCCGAAGGCCTGCCCAACAAGGTGATCTGCCAGCGCCTGTCGCTGTCCGAAGACACCGTCAAGACCCACCTCAAGGCCGTCTTCTCCGCTCTCAACTGCCACAACCGCACCGAATGCGTGAATACGGCCCGCAAGCAGGGCTTGATCAGTAGCTAG